A window of the Wolbachia endosymbiont (group A) of Pogonocherus hispidulus genome harbors these coding sequences:
- a CDS encoding S49 family peptidase, giving the protein MLLGKPLMLEPRSFELLSLYKEKQPIFKNHSIKSNVERTAIIPIHGILTKKPGAFDEMLGMTSYEQIEVQVKQALEDSSIETILLDIDSPGGEVNGIFDLADFIYESRAKKRIIAIANDDAYSAAYAIASSAEKIFLTRTSGVGSIGVIASHIDQSGFDEKCGIKYTTIFTGKRKNDLNPHEPISSESLKSLEEEVNRLYEILTELIARNRGLSVQAIKNTEAGLYFGKNAIEVGLADGITILSSINKNRSITMNEQTTNDLETDNLTKYRNEVLELIRLCNLSRMPEKIGEFIEQGVSVEQAREVLMELLAERTKKTEILSAIPQNSGEDLMIQVARSRRS; this is encoded by the coding sequence ATGCTCTTAGGAAAACCATTAATGCTTGAACCAAGGAGTTTTGAGCTGCTATCGTTATACAAAGAAAAACAGCCAATTTTCAAAAATCACTCCATCAAAAGTAACGTAGAAAGAACTGCAATTATACCAATTCATGGAATTTTAACTAAAAAACCGGGTGCGTTTGATGAAATGCTCGGGATGACATCATATGAGCAAATAGAAGTACAAGTAAAGCAAGCATTAGAAGATAGTAGTATAGAGACTATTTTACTGGACATAGATAGTCCCGGAGGAGAGGTAAACGGTATATTTGACCTAGCTGACTTTATTTATGAATCAAGAGCAAAAAAGAGGATAATAGCGATAGCAAACGATGATGCGTACTCTGCTGCATATGCTATAGCTTCTAGCGCTGAAAAGATTTTTCTCACCCGCACTTCAGGAGTTGGGAGTATAGGAGTAATAGCAAGTCATATAGATCAAAGTGGGTTTGATGAAAAATGTGGAATAAAATACACAACTATTTTTACAGGCAAGAGAAAGAATGATTTAAATCCACATGAGCCGATAAGTTCAGAAAGCTTAAAAAGTTTAGAGGAGGAAGTAAATCGCTTATATGAAATTCTGACTGAACTTATAGCACGTAACAGAGGACTTTCTGTACAAGCAATAAAAAATACAGAAGCAGGGCTTTATTTTGGCAAGAATGCAATAGAAGTGGGACTTGCAGACGGAATTACAATTCTTTCATCTATTAATAAAAACAGGAGTATTACTATGAATGAACAAACTACAAATGACCTAGAAACTGATAATTTAACCAAGTATCGTAATGAAGTTCTTGAATTAATACGTTTATGTAACTTATCACGAATGCCAGAGAAAATAGGAGAATTTATTGAGCAGGGCGTAAGTGTTGAGCAAGCCAGGGAAGTTTTAATGGAACTGCTAGCAGAGCGAACGAAGAAGACAGAAATACTGAGTGCAATACCACAGAATTCAGGAGAAGATTTAATGATACAGGTAGCAAGAAGTCGTAGGAGTTAA
- a CDS encoding phage portal protein — MLLKTFKQLFYKPKIKSSAWDAAGLGRRFFHFQPELGSINNLLSQSLETLRSRSRDMVRKNPYAANIIDTIVSNSIGTGIKPQSKARDGEFRKKVQELWLKWTDEADSNGVSDFYGLQALVCRSMIEGGECFVRLRTRKLEDRFSVPLQLQVLESEHLDNKTNQTLRNGNVIRNGIEFNRLGQREAYYLFREHPGEGSFGESVRVPANDVLHIYKPLRPGQIRGEPWLSSILLKLYELDQYDDAELVRKKTAAMFAGFITRLDPEANILGEGESNEQGVALSGLEPGTMQLLDPGEDIKFSEPSDVGGSYEAFIRQQLRAIAIGTGITYEQLTEDLTSVNYSSIRAGLIEFRRRCAMLQHNVIVFQFCRPIWNRWLELAVLCGELSIDEKVVKAAKEEVKWIPQGFDWVDPLKDQQAQQMAVRNGFKSRAEVVSEMGYDVEEIDQEIAEDQKRANSLNLMFDSDCKGL; from the coding sequence ATGCTACTAAAAACCTTCAAACAATTATTCTACAAGCCAAAAATCAAAAGTTCTGCTTGGGATGCAGCAGGCTTAGGGAGAAGATTTTTTCACTTTCAACCAGAGTTAGGAAGTATAAACAATTTGCTGTCTCAAAGCCTTGAAACTTTACGTAGTAGATCACGTGATATGGTGAGAAAAAATCCATATGCAGCAAATATCATTGATACAATAGTAAGTAACTCTATTGGAACAGGAATAAAACCACAATCAAAAGCAAGAGATGGAGAATTTCGAAAGAAGGTGCAAGAATTATGGCTAAAATGGACAGATGAAGCAGACAGTAACGGAGTAAGTGATTTTTATGGATTACAAGCTCTAGTATGCAGAAGTATGATAGAGGGAGGAGAATGTTTTGTACGTTTAAGAACGAGAAAGCTGGAAGATAGATTTTCTGTACCATTACAACTGCAAGTACTTGAGTCTGAACATTTAGATAATAAAACAAATCAAACTTTAAGAAATGGTAATGTAATAAGAAACGGGATTGAGTTTAACAGGCTTGGGCAAAGAGAAGCATATTACTTATTTAGAGAACATCCAGGAGAAGGGTCATTTGGCGAATCAGTGAGAGTACCAGCAAACGATGTTTTACATATCTATAAACCACTGAGACCTGGGCAAATTAGAGGAGAGCCATGGCTTTCGAGTATACTGCTAAAGCTCTATGAACTTGATCAATATGATGATGCAGAATTAGTGAGAAAAAAGACAGCAGCGATGTTTGCAGGGTTTATTACGAGACTTGATCCTGAGGCAAATATTTTAGGAGAAGGTGAAAGTAATGAGCAAGGAGTAGCACTATCTGGATTGGAACCTGGAACAATGCAGCTTTTAGACCCAGGAGAAGACATAAAATTTTCAGAGCCGTCAGATGTTGGAGGAAGTTATGAAGCGTTTATAAGACAGCAACTGAGGGCAATAGCAATAGGTACAGGAATAACATATGAGCAGCTAACAGAAGATTTAACAAGCGTTAATTATTCATCCATTCGGGCAGGGTTGATAGAGTTTCGCAGAAGGTGCGCAATGTTACAGCATAACGTGATAGTGTTCCAGTTTTGTAGACCTATTTGGAATAGATGGCTAGAGTTAGCAGTGCTTTGTGGAGAACTGAGTATAGATGAAAAAGTAGTAAAAGCAGCGAAAGAAGAAGTAAAATGGATACCACAGGGATTTGATTGGGTGGATCCACTGAAAGACCAGCAAGCACAGCAAATGGCAGTAAGGAATGGATTTAAGAGTCGAGCAGAAGTAGTATCAGAAATGGGTTACGATGTAGAAGAAATTGACCAAGAAATAGCAGAAGATCAAAAGCGTGCAAATAGTCTCAACTTAATGTTTGACTCTGATTGTAAAGGATTATGA
- a CDS encoding gpW family head-tail joining protein — translation MYNEEYLFQVEQAIKKLQNGERVVSIAYGDHVVRYGEVQIKDLLNLRQRIKAELKTVAKRKIIFSTSKGIL, via the coding sequence ATGTATAACGAAGAGTATTTGTTTCAAGTTGAACAAGCAATAAAAAAACTGCAAAACGGAGAGCGAGTAGTATCAATTGCATATGGTGACCATGTAGTTCGGTACGGGGAAGTTCAGATAAAAGATTTATTGAACTTAAGACAACGTATTAAAGCTGAACTGAAAACCGTAGCCAAAAGAAAGATTATTTTTTCAACAAGTAAAGGAATTTTATAA
- a CDS encoding phage terminase large subunit family protein, which translates to MIYARAFSEGLRPDPELKVSEWANEYRVLAPTAASEPGKWRTERTPYLKEIMDSLSPSSPAEKVVFMKGAQIGGTEAGNNWIGYIIDQTPGPMLVVQPTVEMGKRWSKGRFAPLIESTPCLKSKVKDPRSRDSGNTVQSKEFPGGIVVITGANSSVGLRSMPVKYLFLDEIDAYPGDSGGEGDPVLLSIARTNTFARRKIFLVSTPTIHGISRIEKEFEATDKRYFFVPCPHCNYYQVLKWSQIKWEDKNPNTAHYICIECGKKIENHQKTEMLERGEWRPTNGVKGEKKGFHLSSLYSPVGWYSWQQAVEDFLHAKESEQLLKVWINTTLGETWVDKGEVPDWKQLFNRREFFPIGTVPKGEVILTAGVDVQKDRLEVEVVAWGKSRENWSIDYQVFEGDTGGGEVWKKLSELLNHHFIGKNGLEYMISMMAVDAGYATQEVYNWVRGHQGSGRVMAVKGVNKALVPLSSPSRVDITVGGQKLKRGIKLWPVGVSILKSELFQLLNILKEEEGKALPGYCHFPEYAPEYFKQLTAEQLVSKVVKGYTKQEWQKVRERNEVLDCRIYARAASIALGIDRWPESKWNSLSEKPESKKPKKVRQSKWLENV; encoded by the coding sequence ATGATATACGCTAGAGCTTTTTCTGAAGGTTTAAGACCAGATCCGGAGCTTAAAGTATCAGAGTGGGCGAATGAGTATCGAGTTCTAGCACCAACTGCAGCATCAGAGCCAGGTAAATGGAGAACAGAGAGAACGCCATACCTTAAAGAAATCATGGATTCACTATCTCCTTCTTCACCTGCAGAAAAAGTAGTATTCATGAAAGGAGCGCAGATTGGGGGAACAGAAGCTGGTAACAATTGGATTGGCTATATTATCGATCAAACACCAGGTCCAATGTTAGTTGTGCAGCCAACAGTTGAAATGGGAAAACGTTGGTCAAAGGGAAGATTTGCACCACTGATTGAAAGTACACCATGTTTAAAAAGTAAAGTAAAAGACCCAAGATCAAGAGATTCAGGCAATACTGTACAAAGTAAGGAGTTTCCAGGTGGAATAGTAGTAATAACTGGAGCAAATAGCAGTGTAGGACTTAGATCTATGCCAGTAAAATATCTCTTTCTTGATGAAATAGATGCCTACCCAGGAGATTCGGGAGGAGAAGGAGATCCAGTTTTACTCAGCATAGCTCGTACCAATACATTTGCACGGCGAAAGATTTTTTTAGTATCAACGCCAACGATTCATGGAATAAGTAGAATTGAGAAAGAATTTGAAGCAACAGATAAGAGATACTTTTTTGTACCATGTCCACATTGTAATTACTATCAAGTTCTGAAATGGTCACAAATAAAATGGGAAGATAAAAATCCAAATACAGCACACTATATATGTATAGAATGTGGTAAAAAGATAGAAAATCATCAAAAGACAGAGATGCTTGAGCGTGGAGAATGGAGACCTACTAATGGAGTAAAAGGTGAGAAAAAAGGATTTCATCTTTCAAGTCTTTATAGTCCGGTTGGGTGGTATAGTTGGCAACAAGCAGTAGAGGACTTTCTCCATGCAAAGGAAAGCGAACAATTACTGAAAGTTTGGATAAATACCACTTTAGGAGAAACTTGGGTAGATAAAGGAGAAGTACCAGACTGGAAGCAATTATTTAACAGGAGAGAATTTTTTCCCATAGGCACAGTACCAAAAGGCGAAGTAATCCTCACAGCAGGAGTAGATGTCCAAAAAGATCGTTTAGAAGTAGAAGTTGTCGCATGGGGAAAAAGTCGTGAAAATTGGTCAATAGACTACCAAGTATTTGAAGGAGATACAGGAGGTGGGGAAGTATGGAAAAAGCTTTCGGAGCTCCTCAATCATCATTTTATCGGTAAAAATGGGCTTGAATATATGATAAGTATGATGGCAGTAGATGCTGGATATGCAACGCAAGAAGTATATAACTGGGTAAGAGGTCATCAAGGATCTGGAAGAGTAATGGCAGTCAAAGGTGTAAATAAAGCCCTAGTGCCACTTAGCAGCCCAAGTAGAGTAGATATAACAGTTGGTGGTCAAAAGCTGAAAAGAGGAATAAAGCTATGGCCAGTAGGAGTATCGATATTAAAGTCAGAGCTTTTTCAATTACTTAATATTTTAAAAGAAGAAGAAGGAAAAGCTCTACCTGGATATTGTCATTTTCCGGAGTATGCACCTGAGTATTTTAAGCAGCTAACGGCAGAGCAATTAGTCAGCAAAGTAGTAAAAGGATATACAAAACAAGAGTGGCAAAAGGTAAGAGAAAGAAATGAAGTACTAGATTGCCGAATTTATGCAAGAGCTGCATCTATTGCGCTTGGAATCGATCGTTGGCCAGAGAGTAAATGGAATAGTTTAAGTGAAAAACCAGAAAGTAAAAAGCCTAAAAAAGTAAGACAGAGTAAGTGGTTGGAAAATGTATAA
- a CDS encoding ankyrin repeat domain-containing protein, with amino-acid sequence MADNLSLELIKCLINQPGLDVNVRGLNGKTPLHCAIEFDELSMVDLLLTKKNINPFVEDNEGKTSLDYAKEGKKAEILQALISNKYGSEQDSLLHLAAMIGEINAVRYLIRKGIDVNVRNALHHTPLHLAAGIGHENVVKILVEEGSAEIDVFDARNQTPMHYAVNNKKLEIVKLLLKLGADVNSARIGQNSMKLSPVHIAVSNANYDERDLCLDILKCLIKEPNAQVNLQDYENKTPLHYAERLKTIEVLLTREDIDPLVKDDSGKTPFDYAKPEIKKALVSNKYGSEKNSLLHLAAQRGEIEIVDAILKEEINIDIVNNKGLSPIYLAAEKRHLHVVKLLLKKGANYTPVLHLAIKSNNLELLKTLFKEKSIKLPDEIGKSVPVYYRCIEHRDAKVRKYNNVICVFTSVSAVAIAVCIGLTATTISSAIIFATITGIFALVIAIMISEVSKRYIENEFQKKVFMELEECGGINSTVNNIEIEPIMSRCRQ; translated from the coding sequence ATGGCTGATAACTTAAGTTTAGAGTTAATAAAGTGTCTCATTAATCAACCTGGATTAGATGTTAATGTCAGAGGGTTAAACGGAAAAACTCCACTGCATTGCGCTATAGAGTTTGATGAATTAAGCATGGTGGATTTGTTACTCACGAAGAAGAATATTAATCCTTTTGTGGAAGATAATGAAGGTAAAACATCTCTTGATTACGCCAAAGAAGGGAAAAAAGCAGAAATATTGCAAGCGTTAATTAGTAACAAATACGGATCAGAACAAGATAGTTTACTTCATTTAGCTGCAATGATAGGTGAAATTAATGCAGTTAGATATTTGATCAGAAAAGGTATTGACGTTAATGTACGAAATGCTCTGCATCATACTCCATTACATCTAGCAGCAGGCATAGGACATGAAAATGTTGTCAAAATTTTAGTGGAAGAAGGAAGCGCTGAAATAGATGTCTTTGATGCACGAAATCAGACACCAATGCACTATGCAGTTAATAACAAGAAGTTGGAGATAGTAAAGTTACTGCTGAAGCTAGGTGCAGATGTAAATAGCGCACGTATAGGGCAAAACTCAATGAAATTGTCACCTGTTCATATAGCTGTAAGTAATGCTAATTATGATGAAAGAGATTTGTGTCTTGATATCCTCAAATGCTTAATAAAGGAGCCTAATGCTCAAGTCAATTTGCAAGACTACGAAAATAAAACACCACTACATTACGCTGAAAGACTTAAAACAATAGAAGTTTTACTAACGCGAGAAGATATAGACCCTCTGGTAAAAGACGATAGCGGCAAGACACCATTTGATTACGCTAAACCTGAGATAAAGAAGGCTTTGGTGAGTAATAAATACGGTTCTGAAAAGAATAGTCTACTCCATTTAGCTGCACAAAGAGGAGAAATTGAGATTGTAGATGCAATTTTAAAAGAAGAAATCAATATTGATATTGTAAATAATAAAGGTCTATCACCAATTTATCTTGCTGCAGAAAAAAGGCATTTACATGTAGTAAAGTTATTGCTGAAAAAAGGAGCAAACTATACACCTGTTTTGCACTTAGCAATCAAGTCAAATAATTTAGAATTGCTAAAAACTTTATTTAAAGAAAAGAGCATCAAATTACCAGACGAGATAGGCAAGTCTGTACCAGTTTATTATAGGTGTATAGAACATAGAGATGCAAAAGTAAGAAAATACAACAATGTGATCTGTGTTTTTACCTCAGTAAGTGCAGTAGCAATAGCGGTATGTATAGGGTTAACAGCAACAACAATAAGCAGTGCAATCATTTTTGCAACAATAACAGGGATATTTGCGCTTGTTATAGCAATAATGATAAGTGAGGTGAGCAAAAGATATATAGAAAACGAATTTCAGAAAAAGGTGTTTATGGAATTGGAGGAGTGTGGAGGAATAAACTCTACTGTTAACAATATTGAGATAGAACCAATTATGAGTAGATGCAGACAATGA
- a CDS encoding group II intron maturase-specific domain-containing protein, with translation MGKFRRSTLLIITGRSKEVLENKVKPAVCAFLKERGLEFSVEKTKITSIDEGFDFLGFTIRKYRGKLLIMPSKASIKEFLKMILETMRLHSTITTEQLIYTLNPKIRGWTNYYRHVVSKKVFNYVDHKIFGALLRWIKRRHPNKNFQWRKQRYFCTIGNNNWTFFAKSSKDKGQGSMVTLMQAASIPIVRHVKIRADANPYDPKFNSYFFKRNLERKKYQHCIKEK, from the coding sequence GTGGGGAAGTTCCGCCGGTCTACTCTCCTTATTATTACAGGAAGATCGAAAGAAGTCCTTGAAAACAAAGTAAAACCAGCAGTGTGTGCCTTTTTGAAGGAGCGTGGATTGGAATTCTCAGTAGAAAAAACTAAGATTACTTCCATTGATGAAGGATTTGATTTTCTAGGATTTACGATTCGAAAGTATCGAGGAAAGCTCTTGATCATGCCTTCTAAAGCAAGTATCAAAGAGTTCCTAAAAATGATCCTGGAAACCATGAGACTTCACAGCACAATAACAACGGAACAACTTATCTACACCTTGAATCCTAAGATCAGAGGATGGACAAATTATTACCGTCATGTTGTGTCAAAGAAAGTGTTCAACTATGTCGATCATAAGATCTTTGGTGCGCTTTTGAGATGGATTAAAAGAAGGCATCCAAATAAAAATTTTCAATGGAGAAAGCAGAGATACTTTTGCACCATTGGCAATAATAACTGGACCTTCTTTGCTAAGTCTTCAAAAGATAAAGGACAAGGTAGCATGGTAACTTTAATGCAAGCTGCCTCAATTCCGATTGTGAGACATGTCAAAATAAGAGCAGATGCTAATCCCTATGATCCAAAGTTTAATTCATACTTTTTCAAGCGAAATCTTGAAAGAAAGAAATACCAACATTGTATTAAGGAGAAGTAA
- the ltrA gene encoding group II intron reverse transcriptase/maturase: MNETKSFDIPKQLIWRAYKQVSKNKGAAGVDEVSITKFEENLKDNLYKLWNRMSSGSYFPEPVKAVAIPKDTGGQRILCVPSVFDRIAQTAATMYLEPLVEPKFHEDSYGYRPNKSALDAVYTARKRCWKNDWTVDLDISGFFDNLDHDLALQAIKKHTDCKWVILYVERWMKAPIQQADGSRVTRDKGVPQGGSISPIISSIFMHHAFDMWMKQNYPTVPFERYVDDAIVHCRTKRQAGFMKVMIEERLAKCKLKLHPEKTQIVYSKDDDRKEQFPKQSFDFLGYTFRPRVAKNKMRNYFISFLPAISNKAKKKIKKTIKSWRIHRITWTTLEEISKKIDPIVRGWFQYYGRFYKSEMYPSLRNIERYLIRWVRTKYKKLRDHGRLAKQFLGKVRKRSPSIFYHWTLGLGSKG; the protein is encoded by the coding sequence ATGAATGAAACAAAGTCTTTTGATATACCAAAGCAACTTATTTGGAGAGCTTATAAACAAGTATCGAAAAATAAAGGTGCAGCAGGTGTAGATGAGGTCTCGATAACAAAGTTTGAAGAAAATCTAAAGGATAATCTATACAAATTATGGAATCGGATGTCATCCGGAAGTTATTTTCCAGAGCCGGTAAAAGCTGTTGCGATACCAAAAGATACAGGAGGGCAAAGAATTTTATGTGTGCCTTCAGTATTCGACAGGATAGCGCAAACAGCAGCTACAATGTATCTTGAGCCGTTAGTAGAACCGAAATTTCACGAAGATTCATATGGTTATAGACCAAATAAGTCTGCGCTGGATGCGGTATACACAGCACGGAAGAGATGTTGGAAAAATGATTGGACGGTAGATCTTGATATATCTGGATTTTTCGACAATCTGGACCACGATTTAGCACTGCAGGCTATCAAGAAACACACAGACTGCAAATGGGTCATACTGTATGTTGAGAGGTGGATGAAAGCCCCCATTCAGCAAGCAGATGGCAGTAGGGTAACAAGGGATAAAGGAGTTCCGCAAGGAGGTTCAATAAGCCCAATCATTTCAAGCATATTTATGCACCATGCGTTTGATATGTGGATGAAACAAAATTATCCAACAGTACCATTTGAAAGATATGTAGATGATGCGATAGTGCACTGCAGAACTAAAAGACAGGCAGGATTTATGAAAGTAATGATTGAAGAAAGATTGGCTAAGTGTAAATTGAAGTTACATCCTGAAAAGACACAGATTGTGTACAGTAAGGATGATGATAGAAAAGAACAATTTCCTAAACAAAGCTTTGATTTTCTAGGTTATACTTTTAGACCTAGAGTAGCAAAGAATAAGATGAGGAATTATTTCATCTCATTTCTACCTGCAATTAGTAACAAAGCCAAGAAGAAGATCAAGAAAACCATAAAGTCATGGAGAATACATCGGATTACATGGACCACACTAGAGGAAATATCGAAGAAAATAGATCCAATAGTCAGAGGCTGGTTTCAGTACTATGGCAGGTTTTATAAATCAGAGATGTATCCATCTCTCAGAAATATAGAGAGATACCTCATAAGATGGGTCAGGACAAAATATAAGAAACTTCGTGATCACGGAAGACTAGCAAAGCAATTTCTAGGAAAAGTGAGAAAGAGGTCTCCAAGTATTTTCTATCATTGGACACTTGGGTTAGGATCAAAAGGCTAA
- a CDS encoding reverse transcriptase N-terminal domain-containing protein translates to MTTLTYSAIGASSTPTITWESINWTKVIIGVKKLQMRIAKAVRERRYGKVKALQWILTHSFTAKLLAVKRVTQNQGKNTPGVDGLVWRTPQQKIKAVQSLKRRGYCVQPLRRVWIPKRAGKKRPLGIPTMKDRAMQALYLQALEPVSESILDRHAYGFRHKRSAADAIDQCFKTLCQKVSAPWILEADIKSCYDSISHAWLLEHCPMDKKILKKWLTAGYMDKNTFYITKEGTPQGGIISPTLMNITLRGLEKTAQKSAFWRDKVNTTAYADDCAP, encoded by the coding sequence ATGACAACACTGACATATTCAGCGATTGGTGCATCCTCTACACCTACAATTACATGGGAATCTATTAATTGGACTAAAGTGATAATAGGTGTCAAAAAGCTCCAGATGCGTATTGCAAAGGCTGTTCGAGAAAGAAGGTACGGCAAAGTGAAAGCTTTGCAATGGATATTGACACATTCGTTTACTGCAAAACTTTTGGCTGTTAAACGAGTCACTCAAAATCAAGGAAAAAACACCCCTGGGGTTGATGGCTTAGTTTGGCGCACACCGCAACAAAAGATCAAAGCTGTTCAATCGTTAAAGCGTCGAGGATATTGCGTCCAACCGCTCCGACGAGTATGGATTCCAAAAAGAGCAGGAAAAAAACGTCCTTTGGGAATACCAACTATGAAGGATCGGGCAATGCAGGCTCTTTATCTGCAAGCACTTGAACCAGTTTCAGAATCAATTTTAGATCGTCATGCCTATGGTTTTCGGCATAAAAGATCAGCTGCTGATGCTATTGACCAATGTTTTAAAACGTTGTGCCAAAAAGTATCGGCACCATGGATCCTAGAAGCAGATATCAAATCTTGTTATGACTCCATTAGTCATGCATGGCTTTTAGAACACTGCCCTATGGATAAGAAAATTCTGAAAAAATGGCTGACAGCAGGATACATGGATAAGAACACTTTTTATATCACTAAAGAAGGTACTCCTCAAGGAGGGATCATCTCTCCTACACTGATGAATATTACCCTTAGAGGCTTAGAAAAGACAGCCCAAAAATCTGCCTTTTGGCGCGATAAGGTTAATACTACCGCCTACGCAGATGACTGTGCGCCGTAG
- a CDS encoding crossover junction endodeoxyribonuclease RuvC has product MSILTLDLGKQTGWAIFTDGVIQSGSENFHGSRFSGGGMHFLNFRSWLNEMKEKFSNIEAVYFEEVRRHLGTDAAHCYGGFLAVLSAWCEEHHVPYKGVPVKTIKRFIAGKGNASKSEVIEAIREKSFSPRDDNQADALALMFYVMDFGKDINKLRNP; this is encoded by the coding sequence ATGTCAATCCTAACACTCGATCTCGGCAAACAAACCGGCTGGGCTATTTTCACCGATGGAGTAATTCAAAGTGGTAGTGAAAACTTTCATGGTAGCCGTTTCAGCGGAGGTGGCATGCACTTCTTAAATTTTCGTAGCTGGCTAAATGAAATGAAGGAAAAGTTCTCAAACATTGAAGCAGTGTATTTTGAAGAAGTGAGAAGACACTTAGGAACTGATGCAGCGCATTGCTACGGTGGTTTTCTTGCCGTTCTTTCTGCTTGGTGTGAAGAACATCACGTACCATACAAAGGTGTTCCTGTAAAGACTATAAAGCGCTTTATAGCAGGCAAAGGTAATGCAAGTAAGAGTGAAGTTATTGAAGCGATACGTGAAAAAAGTTTTTCACCTAGAGATGATAATCAAGCAGATGCTTTAGCTTTGATGTTCTATGTTATGGACTTTGGTAAAGATATTAATAAGCTGAGAAATCCATAA
- a CDS encoding reverse transcriptase N-terminal domain-containing protein — protein sequence MSSSEYVMSQQKVRYKWNEILWRKLEKSSFKLQKRIYQASKCNDIRKMHKLQRLLLKSTSARTLAVRRVTQDNRGKKTAGIDGKASLSQVERMQLAYSMDLKEKAKPSRRVWIPKPGKPLERRPLGIPTISCRAKQTLVKMALEPEWEAKFEPNIYGFRPGRSCHDAMKAIFYALYKKSAFILDADISGCFDNIEHHALLEKLNTTPTLKRIIKKWLRAGVMENGTFQPTESGTIQGGTISPLLACIVLHGLEQYIKENLKSELLQYRRKKYGTMSRSWIQQSLRVIFYADDCAP from the coding sequence ATGAGTAGTAGTGAATATGTTATGAGCCAACAAAAAGTTAGGTATAAATGGAACGAAATTCTTTGGCGCAAGCTGGAAAAATCTTCGTTTAAGCTACAAAAACGAATTTACCAAGCTTCTAAATGTAATGATATCAGGAAGATGCATAAACTTCAGAGATTATTACTAAAATCAACAAGTGCAAGAACGCTCGCAGTTAGGAGAGTTACACAGGATAATAGAGGGAAAAAGACTGCAGGTATTGATGGGAAAGCTAGTCTCAGTCAAGTAGAAAGAATGCAATTAGCATATTCTATGGATTTAAAGGAAAAAGCAAAACCATCAAGGCGAGTCTGGATTCCAAAACCTGGTAAGCCATTGGAACGTCGTCCCCTTGGTATTCCCACTATATCGTGTCGAGCAAAACAAACACTTGTTAAAATGGCGCTAGAGCCCGAGTGGGAGGCAAAATTCGAGCCTAACATTTATGGTTTTAGGCCTGGTAGATCTTGTCATGATGCTATGAAAGCCATATTTTATGCGCTTTATAAGAAATCCGCATTTATTTTAGATGCAGATATCTCTGGATGTTTCGATAATATAGAACATCACGCACTGTTGGAAAAACTTAATACCACTCCAACCCTTAAGAGAATTATAAAAAAGTGGTTAAGAGCAGGTGTGATGGAAAATGGAACTTTCCAACCAACCGAAAGTGGTACAATTCAAGGAGGAACTATTTCTCCTCTGTTGGCTTGTATAGTATTACACGGTCTGGAACAATATATTAAAGAAAATCTAAAAAGCGAGCTCCTACAGTATAGAAGGAAAAAATATGGTACAATGTCACGAAGTTGGATACAACAATCACTCAGGGTTATTTTTTATGCTGATGATTGTGCGCCGTAG